Sequence from the Candidatus Obscuribacterales bacterium genome:
AGCGATCGCTCCCCGATACTCAAAATCCCCCAGTGTCGTAACCCCGTAACCTAGCCGCTGGCGGACATCAAAAAGCTAATCCGCCTATCCCGCCAGAAGGGATCCCTTCAAGCCATTTGCAAGGAACGACCAAACAAGTGAGGGGGTGGAAGCGGTTCATTGTTGTCTTGCGCTGAGGTGATCAGCAACTCCAGGACGGCCTGAGCATTGGCCAGTGCTTCGGCGTAGGTGGTGCCGTGGGTGTGGCAAAATTCGCCCCATTCTGGCAGGCTAACCACGTAGCATTGGTCGTCTTCTGACCACTGAATCAGGATCGTATAGTAGCTCGT
This genomic interval carries:
- a CDS encoding type II toxin-antitoxin system HicB family antitoxin, translating into TSYYTILIQWSEDDQCYVVSLPEWGEFCHTHGTTYAEALANAQAVLELLITSAQDNNEPLPPPHLFGRSLQMA